From the genome of Nicotiana sylvestris chromosome 2, ASM39365v2, whole genome shotgun sequence, one region includes:
- the LOC104235400 gene encoding cullin-1 isoform X4, whose product MTTGSAKPLSFVEGWPILQEEAIDKLIHLVEGNSSNQFNSEEYMRIYTTIYNMCDKNNRAGPEALKLYSQYKKTIEDYVSSKVLPSIQGKEDAILLQELLKRWNNHKTMTWWLLRFFYYLERCLIPKTRLPTIQETSYLVFYELVYGEMNDRVRDAVISLVEECLKNEEARSQSYLRYGTKHKLLGGCRI is encoded by the exons ATGACCACTGGCAGCGCGAAACCGTTGAGTTTTGTAGAAGGATGGCCTATATTGCAAGAGGAAGCTATCGACAAGCTTATCCACCTTGTAGAAGGCAATAGTTCCAACCAATTCAATTCTGAAGAATACATGCGTATATATAC AACAATATACAACATGTGTGACAAAAATAATCGAGCTGGTCCTGAAGCTCTGAAACTATACTCTCAGTATAAGAAAACAATCGAAGATTATGTCTCCTCCAAG GTACTTCCATCGATCCAGGGAAAGGAAGACGCAATCTTGTTACAGGAACTACTTAAAAGGTGGAATAATCATAAAACCATGACTTGGTGGCTTTTAAGGTTCTTTTATTACCTTGAGAGATGCTTGATACCTAAAACGAGGCTCCCTACTATTCAGGAAACTAGCTATTTGGTTTTCTATGAATTG GTCTATGGCGAAATGAATGATCGAGTGAGAGATGCTGTGATATCTTTG GTCGAGGAATGCTTAAAGAATGAGGAAGCGAGGAGTCAGAGTTATTTAAGATACGGAACCAAACATAAGCTATTGGGGG GTTGTAGAATATGA
- the LOC104235400 gene encoding cullin-1 isoform X1 codes for MTTGSAKPLSFVEGWPILQEEAIDKLIHLVEGNSSNQFNSEEYMRIYTTIYNMCDKNNRAGPEALKLYSQYKKTIEDYVSSKVLPSIQGKEDAILLQELLKRWNNHKTMTWWLLRFFYYLERCLIPKTRLPTIQETSYLVFYELVYGEMNDRVRDAVISLVEECLKNEEARSQSYLRYGTKHKLLGGLLATLLYFLNSDAYCRISRCCLLYEGVLVIDHDQILYILLITCVLTLNAGCRI; via the exons ATGACCACTGGCAGCGCGAAACCGTTGAGTTTTGTAGAAGGATGGCCTATATTGCAAGAGGAAGCTATCGACAAGCTTATCCACCTTGTAGAAGGCAATAGTTCCAACCAATTCAATTCTGAAGAATACATGCGTATATATAC AACAATATACAACATGTGTGACAAAAATAATCGAGCTGGTCCTGAAGCTCTGAAACTATACTCTCAGTATAAGAAAACAATCGAAGATTATGTCTCCTCCAAG GTACTTCCATCGATCCAGGGAAAGGAAGACGCAATCTTGTTACAGGAACTACTTAAAAGGTGGAATAATCATAAAACCATGACTTGGTGGCTTTTAAGGTTCTTTTATTACCTTGAGAGATGCTTGATACCTAAAACGAGGCTCCCTACTATTCAGGAAACTAGCTATTTGGTTTTCTATGAATTG GTCTATGGCGAAATGAATGATCGAGTGAGAGATGCTGTGATATCTTTG GTCGAGGAATGCTTAAAGAATGAGGAAGCGAGGAGTCAGAGTTATTTAAGATACGGAACCAAACATAAGCTATTGGGGGGTTTGTTGGCTACATTGTTGTATTTTTTAAATTCTGATGCCTATTGCAGAATTAGTAGATGTTGTCTTTTGTATGAAGGGGTTCTTGTGATTGATCATGATcagattttatatattttgttGATAACTTGTGTACTGACTCTAAATGCAGGTTGTAGAATATGA
- the LOC104235400 gene encoding cullin-1 isoform X2, whose amino-acid sequence MTTGSAKPLSFVEGWPILQEEAIDKLIHLVEGNSSNQFNSEEYMRIYTTIYNMCDKNNRAGPEALKLYSQYKKTIEDYVSSKVLPSIQGKEDAILLQELLKRWNNHKTMTWWLLRFFYYLERCLIPKTRLPTIQETSYLVFYELVYGEMNDRVRDAVISLIDKEREGEQIDQALVKNVLNIYVEMDEDSMKYYAKDFEESMLNDTTIFYANLMRITC is encoded by the exons ATGACCACTGGCAGCGCGAAACCGTTGAGTTTTGTAGAAGGATGGCCTATATTGCAAGAGGAAGCTATCGACAAGCTTATCCACCTTGTAGAAGGCAATAGTTCCAACCAATTCAATTCTGAAGAATACATGCGTATATATAC AACAATATACAACATGTGTGACAAAAATAATCGAGCTGGTCCTGAAGCTCTGAAACTATACTCTCAGTATAAGAAAACAATCGAAGATTATGTCTCCTCCAAG GTACTTCCATCGATCCAGGGAAAGGAAGACGCAATCTTGTTACAGGAACTACTTAAAAGGTGGAATAATCATAAAACCATGACTTGGTGGCTTTTAAGGTTCTTTTATTACCTTGAGAGATGCTTGATACCTAAAACGAGGCTCCCTACTATTCAGGAAACTAGCTATTTGGTTTTCTATGAATTG GTCTATGGCGAAATGAATGATCGAGTGAGAGATGCTGTGATATCTTTG ATTGATAAGGAACGCGAAGGAGAGCAAATAGATCAGGCCTTAGTGAAAAATGTTTTGAATATATATGTGGAGATGGATGAAGACTCTATGAAGTATTACGCGAAAGACTTTGAAGAATCGATGCTGAATGATACTACTATATTTTACGCAAATCTTATGAGGATTACATGTTGA
- the LOC104235400 gene encoding cullin-1 isoform X3, translating into MTTGSAKPLSFVEGWPILQEEAIDKLIHLVEGNSSNQFNSEEYMRIYTYPFASNSGPVRVLPSIQGKEDAILLQELLKRWNNHKTMTWWLLRFFYYLERCLIPKTRLPTIQETSYLVFYELVYGEMNDRVRDAVISLVEECLKNEEARSQSYLRYGTKHKLLGGLLATLLYFLNSDAYCRISRCCLLYEGVLVIDHDQILYILLITCVLTLNAGCRI; encoded by the exons ATGACCACTGGCAGCGCGAAACCGTTGAGTTTTGTAGAAGGATGGCCTATATTGCAAGAGGAAGCTATCGACAAGCTTATCCACCTTGTAGAAGGCAATAGTTCCAACCAATTCAATTCTGAAGAATACATGCGTATATATACGTATCCTTTTGCATCAAATTCTGGTCCTGTTCGG GTACTTCCATCGATCCAGGGAAAGGAAGACGCAATCTTGTTACAGGAACTACTTAAAAGGTGGAATAATCATAAAACCATGACTTGGTGGCTTTTAAGGTTCTTTTATTACCTTGAGAGATGCTTGATACCTAAAACGAGGCTCCCTACTATTCAGGAAACTAGCTATTTGGTTTTCTATGAATTG GTCTATGGCGAAATGAATGATCGAGTGAGAGATGCTGTGATATCTTTG GTCGAGGAATGCTTAAAGAATGAGGAAGCGAGGAGTCAGAGTTATTTAAGATACGGAACCAAACATAAGCTATTGGGGGGTTTGTTGGCTACATTGTTGTATTTTTTAAATTCTGATGCCTATTGCAGAATTAGTAGATGTTGTCTTTTGTATGAAGGGGTTCTTGTGATTGATCATGATcagattttatatattttgttGATAACTTGTGTACTGACTCTAAATGCAGGTTGTAGAATATGA